The DNA region ATCAGGAATCTAGACAAGAGGGATGGATAGAACATTCTCAATAAAAACACTTGGATGCAAAGTCAATCAATATGAGTCATCCATAATTGTCGATCAGTTTTACGAGAACGGATGGATCCCCAAATCCTTTGGTGAAAGAGCAGATATTGTCATTATAAATACCTGCACGGTTACTGAAAGAAGTGATAAAAAATGCAGGAATTATATCCGTCAGGGGACAAGGTTTTCTAAATCTGGGAAAATATTGGTTACTGGTTGTCTGGTCGATAGAGATCTGGATGGATTGAGAAGGATGCCTGGAGTTTCTGCAGTATTCAAAAATGATGAGAAGAATGCCATATTAGCAAGCGCAAATAAATCTTATGAATTAATGAATTATTCTGAAGGAATACCCTTGAGTTCTCGTTTTGATGATTGTCAACCAGATAATTCTCAAAAAAATTTCCACAAAAAGTATCAACCAGAGACTCTATCCCCACATCTCCGCAGAAGAGGCTTTATCAAAATACAGGATGGATGTGATGGGGTATGTGCATATTGCATCGTCCCCACAGTAAGGGGGGCACCAAGGAGCAGGGGGTATCATGAAATTCTGGAACACTCGAGAAGACTTATAGACATTGGCTGTCCAGAATTGATACTCACAGGTATCTCCATAGGCAGGTATTTTGATGAGGATAGGGATTTAGCGAAGCTAATTGAAGATATAATAACTCTAGATGGGAAATTTAGAGTGAGGATCAGCTCCATTGAGCCTAATCATATAAATGCTAAACTTATAGA from Spirochaetota bacterium includes:
- a CDS encoding MiaB/RimO family radical SAM methylthiotransferase, coding for MDRTFSIKTLGCKVNQYESSIIVDQFYENGWIPKSFGERADIVIINTCTVTERSDKKCRNYIRQGTRFSKSGKILVTGCLVDRDLDGLRRMPGVSAVFKNDEKNAILASANKSYELMNYSEGIPLSSRFDDCQPDNSQKNFHKKYQPETLSPHLRRRGFIKIQDGCDGVCAYCIVPTVRGAPRSRGYHEILEHSRRLIDIGCPELILTGISIGRYFDEDRDLAKLIEDIITLDGKFRVRISSIEPNHINAKLIDLFGSERLCPHIHLPLQSGSDRILQMMKRPYTVGDYIKIVEKIKSIYQNIAVGTDIIVGFPEENE